Proteins co-encoded in one Parafrankia irregularis genomic window:
- a CDS encoding polysaccharide deacetylase family protein: MRRQEARRGRAGTGLATVGGGLVAASALLYGLPSLATFRGLRTAVAPALAGVGRADHVALTFDDGPDPASTPSFLEVLDELDVRATFFVLGGMAQRSPGLVREMAAAGHELAVHGWDHRPMLLRGPMSTYDQLARTRDLLAETTGRAPRYVRPPHGVLSSGVLAASHRLGLTPVLWTAWGRDWTATATASNVLATIEPDLRGGATVLLHDSDCTSAPGAWRSALGALPELAARCDDAGLQLGPLAEHGLRPYA, from the coding sequence ATGCGACGACAGGAAGCGCGACGGGGCCGCGCGGGAACGGGTCTCGCGACGGTGGGCGGTGGTCTCGTGGCGGCCAGCGCGCTGCTTTACGGTCTGCCGTCACTGGCGACGTTTCGCGGGCTGCGCACCGCGGTCGCGCCCGCGCTGGCCGGCGTTGGCCGCGCCGACCATGTCGCTCTGACCTTCGACGACGGTCCCGACCCGGCCTCAACCCCGAGCTTCCTCGAGGTGCTGGACGAGCTCGACGTCCGCGCCACCTTCTTCGTCCTCGGCGGGATGGCGCAGCGCTCGCCCGGCCTGGTGCGGGAGATGGCCGCGGCGGGGCACGAGCTGGCCGTCCATGGGTGGGACCACCGCCCGATGCTGCTGCGGGGCCCGATGTCGACCTACGACCAGCTGGCGCGGACCCGTGACCTGCTGGCCGAGACGACCGGCCGGGCGCCGCGGTACGTCCGGCCGCCACACGGGGTGCTGTCGTCCGGGGTGCTCGCCGCCTCCCACCGCCTCGGCCTCACCCCCGTGCTGTGGACGGCCTGGGGCCGGGACTGGACGGCGACCGCCACCGCGTCCAACGTGCTGGCGACGATCGAGCCGGACCTGCGGGGTGGCGCCACGGTGCTGCTGCACGACAGCGACTGCACCTCGGCGCCCGGGGCGTGGCGCAGCGCGCTGGGGGCGCTGCCCGAGCTCGCGGCCCGCTGCGACGACG